Proteins encoded by one window of Alphaproteobacteria bacterium SS10:
- a CDS encoding class I SAM-dependent methyltransferase yields MDYRSFLKHLHETRSPKRYFEIGVRTGQSMCFAKHAAIGVDPVVDIQEPMQARVCLFAMTSDQFFNDYDARALFNGKGADMSLIDGMHLAEFAYRDFVNTARISAKGSLVILDDVLPTDIDIAGRDCTDSSAWTGDVYRALTAIKVNFPTLKMVVVNISGKGLAFIKSPNLTDEELDADSNRETAEALENTDVYRVNSVEELCAQYRRVGCPILSPKEAVTWLKGRTFVIS; encoded by the coding sequence ATGGACTACCGCAGTTTTCTGAAGCATCTCCACGAGACTAGATCACCAAAGCGGTACTTTGAAATTGGCGTCAGAACCGGACAGAGCATGTGCTTTGCTAAGCATGCGGCGATCGGCGTTGATCCAGTGGTCGATATTCAAGAGCCGATGCAGGCGAGAGTGTGTCTCTTTGCCATGACGAGTGATCAGTTCTTTAACGACTATGATGCCCGAGCCCTCTTTAACGGCAAAGGCGCGGACATGTCGTTGATCGACGGAATGCATCTCGCCGAGTTTGCATATCGGGACTTTGTGAACACCGCTCGGATCAGTGCAAAAGGTTCGCTGGTGATCCTGGATGACGTATTGCCAACTGACATTGATATTGCCGGGCGCGACTGCACAGACTCAAGTGCCTGGACCGGTGATGTCTACCGCGCCTTAACGGCGATAAAGGTGAACTTCCCAACCCTCAAAATGGTTGTCGTGAATATCAGCGGTAAGGGCCTCGCCTTTATCAAAAGCCCCAATCTTACAGACGAAGAATTGGATGCCGACAGCAACCGGGAAACCGCGGAGGCTTTGGAGAACACAGATGTTTATCGCGTGAACAGCGTTGAAGAATTGTGCGCGCAATATCGGCGCGTAGGTTGCCCTATTCTTTCGCCAAAAGAGGCCGTCACTTGGCTCAAAGGCCGAACCTTTGTCATCTCCTAG
- a CDS encoding DUF2461 domain-containing protein has translation MSKNALGFSARSFTLLTELAANNNREWYLPHKVEIGEHLLDPFIAMLGSISFQLQARDMPFQGGKKTMFRMNRDTRFSKDKTPYRTNIAGLLSPSGTRDDAEPFIYLQIDRTGGFVAAGRYNLTAKALAPIRNRIVEHEDRFARMEESLAKAGLALDYSMSLSSMPRGYAEHADHRFAKAIKLTSLITRRDIPKADWKSGKVIDEAVEFGMAVRPLIDFLSGLSRAD, from the coding sequence ATGAGTAAGAACGCACTGGGCTTTTCTGCCCGATCTTTCACCCTGCTGACTGAGCTTGCCGCGAATAACAATCGTGAATGGTATCTGCCGCACAAGGTAGAGATCGGCGAGCACCTGCTCGACCCCTTTATCGCGATGCTGGGCAGCATCTCGTTTCAGCTGCAGGCCCGGGACATGCCGTTCCAAGGCGGTAAGAAGACGATGTTCCGGATGAACCGCGATACCCGGTTCTCAAAAGACAAGACACCCTACCGCACCAATATCGCTGGCCTGTTAAGCCCCAGCGGCACCCGTGATGATGCGGAGCCGTTCATCTATCTGCAGATTGATCGGACCGGCGGGTTCGTCGCCGCTGGCCGCTACAACCTTACGGCCAAGGCGCTGGCGCCCATCCGCAACCGGATCGTCGAGCATGAAGATCGGTTTGCCCGGATGGAGGAAAGCCTGGCCAAGGCTGGCCTCGCCCTCGACTACTCCATGTCCCTATCCTCAATGCCACGTGGCTATGCCGAGCATGCTGATCATCGCTTTGCCAAGGCGATCAAGCTGACCAGCCTGATTACCCGCCGGGATATTCCGAAGGCTGATTGGAAGTCGGGCAAGGTCATCGATGAGGCGGTTGAATTTGGCATGGCCGTGCGCCCACTGATCGATTTCCTCTCAGGCCTTAGCCGCGCGGATTAG